A stretch of Lathyrus oleraceus cultivar Zhongwan6 chromosome 6, CAAS_Psat_ZW6_1.0, whole genome shotgun sequence DNA encodes these proteins:
- the LOC127097126 gene encoding F-box/kelch-repeat protein At3g23880-like has protein sequence MLETAAIQLPDLPEELVSDILLRLPVKSLLQFKCVCKSWKTLISDSQFAKNHLRISTSDPTMTNQQLVFSYRKPPWEIVSYPLKPLFQNPTTTAVKPVTLSYKDEKIDCIIIGSCNGLLCLLDSFPRYCVRLCNPCLRLISKISSVPVSQDWLIMHCGFAYDQVNDKYKVLLVVRCKKHDHQIFTKIYTFGQDDSWRTIPNLPYDIHKVFGKFVSGTLNFLLCNKNTFVSFDIEKETYMELLLPQNYGHNNDYTYRAMSVLSDCLCVSECENLYWVVWMMKEYGDVKSWTKFIIVSYDKLIRNRPCLVEPLFISKNGVLMVMMDDQLILYNSNNGVALDPLIVMKLGFFPHIHCDSLVLVPCLKKCN, from the coding sequence ATGCTAGAAACAGCCGCCATTCAATTGCCTGACTTGCCGGAAGAACTCGTCAGCGACATCCTGCTGAGGCTTCCGGTGAAGTCCCTCCTTCAATTTAAATGTGTCTGCAAATCATGGAAAACTCTAATCTCCGATTCCCAATTCGCAAAAAACCATCTTCGAATCTCAACTTCGGATCCAACCATGACCAACCAACAATTGGTGTTTTCCTATCGGAAACCACCCTGGGAAATTGTATCCTACCCTTTGAAGCCTTTATTCCAAAATCCAACAACAACCGCTGTTAAACCTGTTACCTTAAGCTACAAGGATGAAAAGATAGATTGTATTATTATAGGTTCATGCAACGGACTCTTGTGTCTGCTTGATAGCTTTCCTCGTTATTGTGTCAGACTGTGCAATCCTTGTCTccggttgatatccaaaataTCTTCAGTACCTGTTTCACAAGATTGGCTCATCATGCACTGCGGCTTTGCATATGATCAAGTTAATGACAAGTACAAGGTGCTACTAGTTGTACGATGTAAGAAACATGATCATCAAATTTTTACCAAAATATATACCTTTGGTCAAGATGACTCCTGGAGAACAATTCCCAATTTGCCGTATGATATACATAAGGTTTTTGGAAAATTTGTGAGTGGCACTCTGAATTTTTTACTTTGTAATAAAAACACATTTGTTTCCTTTGATATTGAGAAGGAGACTTACATGGAACTGTTGTTACCTCAAAATTATGGTCACAACAATGACTACACATATCGTGCAATGTCTGTTTTGAGTGATTGTCTGTGTGTGTCTGAGTGTGAAAATTTGTATTGGGTTGTGTGGATGATGAAAGAGTATGGAGATGTTAAGTCATGGACTAAGTTCATCATTGTTTCTTATGACAAGCTCATCCGGAACCGACCTTGTTTGGTTGAGCCCTTGTTCATTTCAAAAAATGGTGTTCTAATGGTAATGATGGATGACCAGCTTATTCTTTATAACTCAAATAATGGTGTTGCCTTGGATCCCTTGATAGTTATGAAACTAGGTTTCTTTCCACATATTCATTGTGACAGTTTGGTATTAGTGCCATGCTTGAAAAAATGTAACTGA